One Cyprinus carpio isolate SPL01 chromosome A16, ASM1834038v1, whole genome shotgun sequence genomic region harbors:
- the LOC109111920 gene encoding mitochondrial import receptor subunit TOM40 homolog isoform X1: MKLHMPSALLFSNETDSSFCCAHRTGFQAERVTAKLTMGSVLAASSPNPPPASASGGAGLVTVPPGFTMPPVSAVPPSSGTQGQPGTDAESSLPNPGTFEECHRKCKEVFPVQMEGVRLVVNKGLSNHFQVSHTITLSTLGDSGYRFGATYVGSKQTGPAESFPVMVGDMDNTGSLNAQIIHQLASRIRTKVALQTQQHKFVNWQCDTEYRGDDFTAAVTLGNPDVLVGSGILVAHYLQSLSPALVLGGELVYHRRPGEEGTVTSFVGRYTGSNYVATLTVGGAGAHASYYHKANDQLQIGVEFEASTRMQDTSVLFGYQLDVPKANLLFKGSLDSNWVVGATLEKKLVPLPLSLALGAFLNHRKNKFQCGFGITIG, translated from the exons ATGAAGCTCCACATGCCTAGTGCACTACTTTTCTCTAATGAGACAGATTCTAGTTTTTGCTGTGCGCACAGAACTGGCTTTCAAGCCGAGAGAGTCACAGCTAAACTAAC CATGGGCAGTGTGTTGGCTGCCAGCTCCCCAAACCCACCCCCAGCCTCAGCCTCAGGGGGTGCAGGTCTAGTGACGGTACCCCCAGGTTTCACCATGCCCCCAGTGTCTGCAGTCCCGCCCTCCTCAGGCACACAAGGGCAGCCCGGGACAGATGCAGAGTCCTCTCTCCCCAACCCCGGTACATTTGAGGAGTGTCATCGCAAATGCAAAG AGGTCTTCCCTGTGCAGATGGAGGGGGTACGATTGGTTGTCAACAAGGGCTTGAGTAATCACTTCCAG GTTAGTCACACAATTACTCTAAGCACCTTGGGGGACTCAGGTTACAGATTCGGAGCTACTTACGTGGGCAGCAAGCAGACAGGACCTGCAGAG TCTTTTCCGGTCATGGTAGGTGACATGGACAACACGGGAAGTCTAAACGCTCAGATCATCCATCAGCTTGCCAGCCGCATTCGCACTAAAGTGGCATTGCAG ACGCAGCAACACAAGTTTGTGAACTGGCAGTGTGATACCGAATACCGGGGTGATGACTTCACAGCTGCTGTTACCCTTGGCAACCCAGATGTTCTTGTTGGATCTG GTATTCTTGTGGCACACTACCTCCAGTCCTTGTCTCCTGCTTTGGTATTGGGTGGTGAACTGGTCTATCACAGGAGGCCAGGAGAAGAGGGCACCGTCACATCATTTGTGGGCAGATACACAG GTAGTAACTATGTCGCCACGTTGACTGTTGGAGGAGCTGGTGCACATGCATCATATTACCACAAAGCCAATGACCAG CTCCAGATTGGGGTAGAGTTTGAGGCCAGCACACGGATGCAGGACACAAGCGTGTTGTTTGGTTATCAGCTGGATGTACCTAAAGCAAATCTGCTTTTTAAAG GTTCTTTAGATAGCAACTGGGTGGTGGGAGCGACGCTGGAAAAGAAGCTAGTACCCCTTCCTCTATCGTTAGCTTTAGGCGCCTTCCTTAACCACCGGAAGAACAAGTTCCAATGTGGCTTCGGCATCACCATCGGATAG
- the LOC109105956 gene encoding zinc fingers and homeoboxes protein 2-like encodes MASRRKSTTPCMIRPDDLVTADDPEEMDSCVDGPEENGSSHVSSSDDRTEGRKSSVNSVQEATELEKPEVKARPQRKLQGGYECKYCPFSTQNLNEFKDHVDSNHPNVILNPLYLCAVCNFNTKKFDSLTEHNEKCHPGESNFKFKRIKLNSQTILEQTIEGSNCAVIYDTTSPQSGEDFTAFPLSKSSTVKVGKPKADSLRFQDDSPLDKLVQDLPKKQITAVNVNGTVIIPDATLKDGLSHIMPSLQRPPNYNLVPKIAVPLNTSKYNPTLDGNLTLITSFNKFPYPTQAELSWLTAASKHPEEQIKVWFTTQRLKQGISWSPEEVEEARKKMFNGTIQPVQQAFTVLPAQLTQSTKASQPLIQTVPCHVLGQSGLVLAPVSNGSTATGPPLALTVTNQIAQGVKRPHTAPLIAPEIKRPSIIQSVQSTPKSVSPTPTLSLDCEKTPDQIRELTTSYAQCQFPDDEEVYRLIETTGLSWGEIKKWFSDQRHGNYKAVQQIKTDLSLKDSQPHKPVATHFPLLERVKGKSSEQMKKLEESFQRTSFPTQAEIEQLVADTRLSKNEIDCWFTERRALRDNLEQALLNSMGSKRPEHHLQRGTLNGVHEQDSRVRDSPLPILTSSACPEAIDGKSLCLLKDVFAQTQWPSPEEYNQLEIQTGLARTEIVRWFKDNRSALKNGTLDWMEQFQSLSNKRPNGQNNSSFSEQAQSVLQRHFHETRVQKGEGFEKLAEQSKLTNQDIVEWFTSKLGHNMPEISKSKDQHGQASVDGKRWVSLAADIDGKDYDAQKVARDLSAEHRVTG; translated from the coding sequence ATGGCTAGTCGAAGAAAGTCTACAACACCCTGCATGATCCGACCGGATGACTTGGTGACTGCAGATGATCCAGAAGAAATGGATTCCTGTGTGGATGGTCCAGAAGAGAATGGATCCTCACATGTGTCTTCTAGTGACGATCGGACAGAAGGAAGGAAGAGTTCTGTGAACTCTGTGCAGGAAGCAACAGAGCTGGAAAAACCTGAAGTGAAAGCACGACCACAGAGGAAACTCCAGGGAGGCTATGAGTGCAAATACTGTCCCTTTTCCACACAAAATCTCAACGAGTTCAAAGATCATGTTGATTCCAACCACCCCAATGTGATACTCAACCCACTGTACTTGTGTGCGGTGTGCAACTTCAACACAAAAAAGTTTGATTCTTTGACAGAACACAATGAGAAGTGCCATCCTGGGGAGAGCAACTTCAAGTTCAAGAGAATCAAACTCAACAGTCAAACCATTCTAGAACAGACAATCGAAGGTTCGAACTGTGCAGTCATCTATGATACAACCAGCCCTCAGTCAGGAGAGGACTTTACTGCTTTTCCCCTGAGCAAATCCAGTACTGTTAAGGTGGGTAAGCCCAAAGCAGATAGTTTACGTTTTCAGGACGATAGTCCATTGGACAAACTCGTTCAAGATCTACCGAAAAAGCAAATTACTGCAGTGAATGTGAACGGGACTGTGATAATTCCAGATGCAACTCTTAAGGATGGCCTCTCTCATATAATGCCATCCTTGCAACGCCCGCCTAACTACAACTTAGTACCAAAAATTGCTGTCCCCTTGAACACTTCAAAATACAACCCCACGCTAGATGGCAACTTGACCCTCATCACCTCCTTCAACAAGTTTCCATACCCTACCCAAGCAGAGCTCTCTTGGCTCACTGCAGCCTCCAAACACCCCGAAGAACAAATCAAAGTGTGGTTCACTACCCAACGGCTAAAACAAGGTATTAGCTGGTCTCCCGAGGAGGTTGAGGAAGCACGAAAAAAGATGTTCAATGGAACGATTCAGCCTGTTCAACAGGCATTCACTGTCTTACCTGCTCAGTTAACTCAGTCCACTAAAGCTTCACAGCCCCTTATCCAGACCGTCCCTTGCCATGTTCTTGGACAATCTGGCCTAGTGTTGGCACCAGTTTCCAATGGCTCAACTGCTACCGGTCCTCCTCTCGCACTAACAGTGACAAATCAGATAGCACAGGGTGTCAAGAGGCCCCATACAGCACCTCTGATTGCCCCAGAGATAAAGAGGCCTTCAATAATTCAGTCCGTTCAGAGTACTCCCAAGTCTGTCTCTCCGACACCAACCCTTTCTTTAGATTGTGAGAAAACCCCTGATCAGATCAGAGAGCTGACCACCAGCTATGCTCAGTGTCAGTTTCCTGATGATGAAGAAGTGTATCGCCTCATCGAGACAACTGGCCTCTCATGGGGAGAGATCAAAAAGTGGTTCAGCGATCAGCGCCATGGAAACTATAAGGCAGTGCAACAGATTAAAACAGACCTCTCTTTGAAGGACAGCCAACCGCATAAGCCTGTGGCCACACATTTTCCACTACTAGAGAGAGTTAAAGGCAAATCCTCTGAGCAAATGAAAAAGTTGGAGGAGAGTTTCCAAAGGACTAGCTTTCCGACCCAGGCTGAGATAGAGCAACTTGTGGCAGATACCAGGCTCTCCAAAAACGAAATTGATTGCTGGTTCACGGAGCGCCGAGCACTACGAGACAACCTGGAGCAAGCCTTGCTCAACTCGATGGGCTCAAAAAGGCCGGAGCATCACCTTCAAAGGGGGACACTAAATGGAGTCCATGAGCAGGACAGCAGAGTCAGGGACTCACCTCTTCCCATTCTGACATCCTCAGCCTGTCCAGAGGCCATTGATGGAAAGTCTCTCTGCCTTCTTAAAGACGTGTTTGCACAAACCCAGTGGCCCTCACCAGAGGAGTACAACCAACTAGAAATCCAAACAGGGTTAGCTCGTACAGAAATTGTCCGGTGGTTTAAGGACAACAGATCTGCTTTGAAAAATGGAACGTTAGATTGGATGGAGCAATTTCAAAGTCTTAGCAACAAGAGACCGAATGGACAAAACAACTCGTCATTCTCGGAGCAGGCCCAGAGTGTCCTACAAAGGCACTTTCATGAGACAAGGGTACAAAAAGGGGAGGGTTTTGAGAAGCTTGCAGAGCAATCGAAACTAACCAACCAGGACATTGTCGAATGGTTCACCAGTAAGTTGGGCCACAACATGCCTGAAATCAGCAAAAGCAAGGACCAACATGGACAGGCGAGCGTAGATGGTAAGAGGTGGGTTTCCTTGGCAGCTGACATTGATGGCAAAGATTACGATGCACAGAAAGTGGCACGAGACCTATCGGCAGAGCACAGAGTGACAGGATGA
- the LOC109111920 gene encoding mitochondrial import receptor subunit TOM40 homolog isoform X2, translating to MGSVLAASSPNPPPASASGGAGLVTVPPGFTMPPVSAVPPSSGTQGQPGTDAESSLPNPGTFEECHRKCKEVFPVQMEGVRLVVNKGLSNHFQVSHTITLSTLGDSGYRFGATYVGSKQTGPAESFPVMVGDMDNTGSLNAQIIHQLASRIRTKVALQTQQHKFVNWQCDTEYRGDDFTAAVTLGNPDVLVGSGILVAHYLQSLSPALVLGGELVYHRRPGEEGTVTSFVGRYTGSNYVATLTVGGAGAHASYYHKANDQLQIGVEFEASTRMQDTSVLFGYQLDVPKANLLFKGSLDSNWVVGATLEKKLVPLPLSLALGAFLNHRKNKFQCGFGITIG from the exons ATGGGCAGTGTGTTGGCTGCCAGCTCCCCAAACCCACCCCCAGCCTCAGCCTCAGGGGGTGCAGGTCTAGTGACGGTACCCCCAGGTTTCACCATGCCCCCAGTGTCTGCAGTCCCGCCCTCCTCAGGCACACAAGGGCAGCCCGGGACAGATGCAGAGTCCTCTCTCCCCAACCCCGGTACATTTGAGGAGTGTCATCGCAAATGCAAAG AGGTCTTCCCTGTGCAGATGGAGGGGGTACGATTGGTTGTCAACAAGGGCTTGAGTAATCACTTCCAG GTTAGTCACACAATTACTCTAAGCACCTTGGGGGACTCAGGTTACAGATTCGGAGCTACTTACGTGGGCAGCAAGCAGACAGGACCTGCAGAG TCTTTTCCGGTCATGGTAGGTGACATGGACAACACGGGAAGTCTAAACGCTCAGATCATCCATCAGCTTGCCAGCCGCATTCGCACTAAAGTGGCATTGCAG ACGCAGCAACACAAGTTTGTGAACTGGCAGTGTGATACCGAATACCGGGGTGATGACTTCACAGCTGCTGTTACCCTTGGCAACCCAGATGTTCTTGTTGGATCTG GTATTCTTGTGGCACACTACCTCCAGTCCTTGTCTCCTGCTTTGGTATTGGGTGGTGAACTGGTCTATCACAGGAGGCCAGGAGAAGAGGGCACCGTCACATCATTTGTGGGCAGATACACAG GTAGTAACTATGTCGCCACGTTGACTGTTGGAGGAGCTGGTGCACATGCATCATATTACCACAAAGCCAATGACCAG CTCCAGATTGGGGTAGAGTTTGAGGCCAGCACACGGATGCAGGACACAAGCGTGTTGTTTGGTTATCAGCTGGATGTACCTAAAGCAAATCTGCTTTTTAAAG GTTCTTTAGATAGCAACTGGGTGGTGGGAGCGACGCTGGAAAAGAAGCTAGTACCCCTTCCTCTATCGTTAGCTTTAGGCGCCTTCCTTAACCACCGGAAGAACAAGTTCCAATGTGGCTTCGGCATCACCATCGGATAG
- the LOC109111922 gene encoding E3 SUMO-protein ligase NSE2-like isoform X1, producing the protein MSLSSVQSTLSTLKSCQPDIRACMDMVSDVALGIVEAQGMDNSPALKKLEEMILECSRLDREISCFVESVDEKTAQVRREPPEAMFHLKSSVKERFTELTAGVTDADLQRHSKVVAFRDSVRRYAMQAGQTAAENEEEESDEDIAVTQSQTNFTCPLTQVEMVNPVKNKKCGHHYDQEAVLEMIKAKHKNKKKFRCPKVGCGNADVQQSDLELDLVMKRMIQNHKRQSGKT; encoded by the exons ATGTCTCTAAGTTCAGTGCAGTCCACCTTGTCCACTCTGAAGTCATGTCAGCCCGATATTAGAGCTTGTATGGACATGGTATCAGATGTTGCGCTGGGAATAGTTGAAGCACAAG GTATGGATAACAGTCCGGCTCTGAAGAAGCTGGAGGAAATGATTCTGGAGTGCTCCAGACTGGACAGAGAAATCAGTTGTTTTGTGGAGTCTGTTGATGAGAAGACTGCTCAG GTCAGACGTGAACCTCCAGAGGCCATGTTTCATCTGAAAAGCTCTGTAAAGGAGCGTTTCACTGAGCTTACAGCTGGAGTTACAGATGCAGACCTGCAGAGGCACAGCAAGGTTGTTGCCTTCAGAGACAGTGTCAGGAGATATGCCATGCAAG CAGGTCAGACTGCTGCTGAGAATGAAGAGGAGGAGTCGGATGAGGACATTGCTGTAACACAGAGCCAGACAAACTTCACCTGTCCTCTCACCCAG GTTGAAATGGTCAATCCAGTGAAAAACAAGAAATGCGGTCATCACTATGACCAAGAGGCTGTACTTGAAATGATTAAGGctaagcacaaaaataaaaagaaatttcg CTGTCCAAAGGTTGGCTGTGGAAACGCAGATGTTCAGCAGTCAGACCTCGAGCTGGATTTGGTTATGAAGAGAATGATTCAGAACCACAAGAGACAGAGTGGAAAAACCTAA
- the LOC109111922 gene encoding E3 SUMO-protein ligase NSE2-like isoform X2, translating to MSLSSVQSTLSTLKSCQPDIRACMDMVSDVALGIVEAQGMDNSPALKKLEEMILECSRLDREISCFVESVDEKTAQVRREPPEAMFHLKSSVKERFTELTAGVTDADLQRHSKVVAFRDSVRRYAMQGQTAAENEEEESDEDIAVTQSQTNFTCPLTQVEMVNPVKNKKCGHHYDQEAVLEMIKAKHKNKKKFRCPKVGCGNADVQQSDLELDLVMKRMIQNHKRQSGKT from the exons ATGTCTCTAAGTTCAGTGCAGTCCACCTTGTCCACTCTGAAGTCATGTCAGCCCGATATTAGAGCTTGTATGGACATGGTATCAGATGTTGCGCTGGGAATAGTTGAAGCACAAG GTATGGATAACAGTCCGGCTCTGAAGAAGCTGGAGGAAATGATTCTGGAGTGCTCCAGACTGGACAGAGAAATCAGTTGTTTTGTGGAGTCTGTTGATGAGAAGACTGCTCAG GTCAGACGTGAACCTCCAGAGGCCATGTTTCATCTGAAAAGCTCTGTAAAGGAGCGTTTCACTGAGCTTACAGCTGGAGTTACAGATGCAGACCTGCAGAGGCACAGCAAGGTTGTTGCCTTCAGAGACAGTGTCAGGAGATATGCCATGCAAG GTCAGACTGCTGCTGAGAATGAAGAGGAGGAGTCGGATGAGGACATTGCTGTAACACAGAGCCAGACAAACTTCACCTGTCCTCTCACCCAG GTTGAAATGGTCAATCCAGTGAAAAACAAGAAATGCGGTCATCACTATGACCAAGAGGCTGTACTTGAAATGATTAAGGctaagcacaaaaataaaaagaaatttcg CTGTCCAAAGGTTGGCTGTGGAAACGCAGATGTTCAGCAGTCAGACCTCGAGCTGGATTTGGTTATGAAGAGAATGATTCAGAACCACAAGAGACAGAGTGGAAAAACCTAA
- the LOC109105957 gene encoding derlin-1-like: protein MSDIGDWFKNIPFITRYWFAGSIAVPLIGKLGLISPMYLVLWPEAFFHKFQIWRPITGTLYFPVGPGTGFLYLVNLYFLYQYSTRLETGAFDGRPADYMFMLLFNWICIVITGLMMDMQLLMIPLIMSVLYVWAQLNRDVVVSFWFGTRFKACYLPWVILGFNYIIGGSIVNELIGNLVGHLYFFLMFKYPMDLGGRSFLSTPQFLYQMLPNRRGGVSGFGVPPSRRPVPQEQPGGGGGRHAWGQGFRLGDD, encoded by the exons ATGTCAGATATCGGGGACTGGTTTAAAAACATCCCTTTCATCACTCGTTACTGGTTCGCTGGCTCAATAGCAGTGCCGCTAATAGGAAAACTGGGATTAATCAGTCCCATGTACCTTGTGTTATGGCCGGAGGCATTCTTTCATAAATTCCAG ATATGGAGACCGATAACTGGGACGTTGTATTTCCCAGTTGGCCCAGGGACGGGTTTTCTATACCTGGTTAATTTGTATTTTCTCTACCAGTACTCCACGAGGCTTGAAACAG GAGCTTTTGATGGAAGACCAGCAGACTACATGTTCATGCTTCTGTTCAACTGGATTTGTATTGTT ATAACAGGTCTAATGATGGACATGCAG ctcCTGATGATCCCCTTGATCATGTCTGTTCTGTACGTCTGGGCTCAGCTAAATCGTGACGTGGTTGTATCTTTCTGGTTCGGCACCAGATTCAAG GCTTGTTATCTTCCTTGGGTCATTCTGGGATTCAACTATATCATCGGTGGCTC gattgtcaATGAGCTGATTGGGAACTTAGTTGGCCACCTTTACTTCTTTCTGATGTTTAAATACCCCATGGACCTGGGTGGGAGGTCCTTCCTCTCCACCCCACAGTTCCT gtaCCAGATGCTCCCAAATCGACGAGGTGGGGTGTCTGGATTCGGTGTTCCTCCAAGCAGGAGACCTGTGCCCCAAGAGCAGCCAGGAGGCGGAGGTGGGCGCCATGCCTGGGGTCAAGGCTTTCGGCTGGGGGATGACTGA
- the LOC122147989 gene encoding probable ATP-dependent RNA helicase ddx6, with the protein MATARTEIPSSVMPMSKQNGQAKPMTLQSGSHTSSTQSGKTPVMPQKGSSIHQSSGGIRFGDDWKKCLQLPPKDLRVRTTDVTATKGNEFEDYCLKRELLMGIFEMGWEKPSPIQEESIPIVLSGRDILARAKNGTGKSGAYLIPLLERIDLKKDYVQAIVFVPTRELALQVSQISINMSKHLGGVKVMATTGGTNLRDDIMRLDETVHVIIATPGRILDLIKKGVAKVDKAQMIVMDEADKLLSQDFVVLIEDIISFLPKKRQILLYSATFPISVQKFMTKHLQKPYEINLMDELTLKGITQYYAYVTERQKVHCLNTLFSRLQINQSIIFCNSTQRVELLAKKITQLGYSCFYIHAKMMQEYRNRVFHDFRNGLCRNLVCTDLFTRGIDIQAVNVVINFDFPKNAETYLHRIGRSGRYGHLGLAINLITSEDRFNLKGIEDQLMTDIKPIPSSIDKSLYVADFHTMNPDEEEAAHKAGELN; encoded by the exons ATGGCTACAGCGAGAACAGAGATCCCTTCTTCAGTCATGCCAATGAGCAAACAGAATGGACAGGCCAAGCCCATGACCCTCCAGTCAGGATCACATACTTCCTCAACACAGTCTGGAAAAACACCTGTGATGCCCCAGAAAGGAAGCAGTATACACCAAAGCAGTGGCGGTATCAG GTTTGGTGATGACTGGAAGAAGTGCCTGCAGCTTCCACCGAAAGACTTGCGAGTGAGAACCACA GATGTGACTGCAACCAAAGGAAACGAGTTTGAAGATTACTGCCTTAAGAGGGAACTGCTGATGGGCATCTTCGAAATGGGCTGGGAGAAGCCTTCCCCTATCCAG GAAGAGAGTATTCCTATTGTCTTGTCAGGGAGGGACATTCTTGCCCGAGCTAAAAATGGCACAGGTAAAAGCGGAGCCTACCTCATCCCCCTCTTGGAAAGGATTGACCTGAAGAAGGACTATGTTCAAG CCATCGTGTTTGTACCTACTCGTGAGTTGGCTCTTCAGGTGAGCCAAATAAGTATCAACATGAGCAAGCACCTCGGTGGTGTCAAGGTCATGGCTACAACAGGTGGCACTAACCTGAGGGATGACATCATGCGGCTTGATGAAACTG TACATGTTATAATAGCTACCCCAGGAAGGATCCTGGACTTGATAAAGAAAGGTGTGGCCAAGGTTGACAAAGCTCAGATGATTGTGATGGATGAG GCTGATAAGTTGCTATCTCAAGACTTTGTGGTGCTGATTGAGGACATCATCAGCTTCCTGCCCAAAAAACGGCAGATTCTGCTCTATTCTGCCACTTTCCCCATCAGTGTGCAGAAGTTTATG ACCAAGCACCTTCAGAAGCCATATGAAATCAATCTGATGGATGAGCTGACACTGAAAGGCATCACTCAGTACTATGCTTAtgtgacagaaagacagaaagtgcACTGTCTCAACACACTGTTCTCCAGG CTTCAAATCAACCAGTCAATCATCTTCTGTAACTCCACCCAAAGGGTGGAACTCCTTGCCAAGAAGATCACACAACTTGGCTATTCTTGCTTCTACATCCATGCCAAGATGATGCAG GAATACAGAAATCGTGTGTTCCATGACTTCAGAAATGGACTGTGTAGGAACCTGGTCTGCACAG ATCTTTTCACAAGAGGAATTGACATCCAGGCTGTCAATGTAGTCATTAACTTTGACTTCCCCAAAAATGCAGAGACATATCTGCACCGCATTGGTCGATCAG GTAGGTACGGTCACCTGGGTTTGGCCATTAACCTGATCACCTCAGAAGATCGTTTCAACCTAAAGGGCATTGAGGACCAGCTGATGACTGACATAAAGCCCATACCCAGCAGCATTGACAAGAGCCTGTATGTGGCAGATTTTCACACCATGAACCCTGATGAAGAGGAGGCTGCTCACAAAGCAGGCGAGCTTAATTAA